One genomic region from Bacteroidota bacterium encodes:
- a CDS encoding peptidoglycan DD-metalloendopeptidase family protein has product MFKKLKIVALLLIQIIAPQLFAGILFTGEKTSEAPDTSNVVISEEMTLSTEDSLLLFPAYDIYSQWDTTTIHPYKFSAVNFNDTVEVLLQDEFNCGYAHPFPGPVTSSYGSRRGRPHYGIDINLETGDTVVSAFEGMVRIAKLNKTYGNVVIIRHKNGLETIYAHLSKICVEAGQIVEPGQIIGLGGNTGRSYGSHLHFEVRYKGMPINPSTLISFEDYKLVSEKATISKSSFQFFAQQKSLKYHTVRKGDTLYKIAKRYGTTPQKICKLNRIKSSTKLRIGSKIRYS; this is encoded by the coding sequence ATGTTTAAAAAACTAAAAATAGTTGCCCTTTTACTCATTCAAATAATTGCGCCACAATTATTTGCGGGAATTCTTTTTACCGGGGAAAAGACCTCGGAAGCGCCAGACACAAGCAATGTAGTTATCTCGGAAGAAATGACTTTATCCACCGAAGATTCGCTATTACTATTCCCTGCGTACGATATTTACTCGCAATGGGACACCACAACCATTCATCCTTATAAATTTTCTGCCGTAAACTTTAACGATACTGTAGAGGTTTTATTACAAGACGAGTTCAACTGTGGCTACGCACATCCATTTCCAGGACCTGTAACCTCTAGCTATGGAAGCCGCAGAGGAAGACCACATTATGGTATTGATATTAATTTAGAAACAGGAGATACCGTAGTTAGTGCCTTTGAAGGAATGGTACGTATTGCAAAATTAAATAAAACCTATGGCAACGTAGTTATCATACGCCACAAAAATGGATTGGAAACTATTTATGCGCATCTGTCAAAAATTTGTGTTGAAGCAGGGCAAATAGTAGAACCAGGACAGATTATTGGATTAGGAGGGAATACCGGCAGATCTTACGGTAGTCATCTACATTTTGAAGTAAGATACAAGGGCATGCCGATTAACCCAAGTACACTAATTTCGTTTGAAGATTATAAATTAGTGAGTGAAAAAGCCACCATCAGCAAAAGCAGTTTCCAGTTTTTTGCACAACAAAAATCACTTAAATACCATACTGTAAGAAAGGGCGACACCCTTTACAAAATCGCAAAAAGATATGGCACCACACCACAAAAAATTTGCAAATTAAACAGAATTAAAAGTTCAACTAAACTGAGAATAGGGAGTAAAATAAGGTACTCATAG
- a CDS encoding beta-propeller fold lactonase family protein, with amino-acid sequence MKSHVYIKILFFGVLLTILCACKREGATPDYNGYPSEVGEIVITKCATPGCHTFSSKEAASGLSLESWYDAFDGNRNGAVIIPYRPDYSTFCYYINTYSDLGLTLTPTMPVGADPLTKEEVVLLRDWILQGAPDIDGNVKFADNASRKKIYVVNQGCDVVTVFDAETSLPMRYVDVGISAAVESPHMVRVSPDGQYWYVVFLASSVIQKFRASDDSHVADISIGSGYWNTLTISSDSKYAFCVDWSANGKIAYVDLQTNSLLNTWTGLFSYPHGSAINKTNDTLFVTAQTGNFIYRIPVNDPISAEMVSLNPFAAASTNPAISYDPHEIIFTPDGTKCFITCQKSNEVRVLKTATNQVLTSINTGIYPQEMAISTSTDYLFVTCTEDTAVAGKRGSVTIINYKTNAFVKKIYLGFQPHGIVVDDANNLVYVANRNANSKGPAPHHSNTCGGRNGFITFIDLNTLEEIVGKKIEVSVDPYSAAIRN; translated from the coding sequence ATGAAGAGTCATGTATATATTAAGATTTTGTTTTTTGGAGTTCTCCTAACAATTCTTTGTGCCTGTAAGAGAGAGGGTGCAACACCCGATTACAATGGATATCCATCGGAAGTAGGAGAGATTGTGATTACTAAATGTGCCACACCGGGTTGTCATACTTTTTCAAGCAAAGAAGCTGCTTCCGGGTTGTCGTTAGAGTCGTGGTACGATGCATTTGATGGAAATAGAAATGGAGCAGTTATAATTCCTTACAGACCAGATTATAGTACTTTTTGCTATTACATTAATACCTATTCTGATTTAGGGCTTACACTAACGCCCACCATGCCAGTGGGTGCTGATCCGCTCACAAAAGAGGAAGTTGTTTTATTGAGAGATTGGATTTTGCAGGGCGCTCCGGATATTGACGGAAATGTAAAATTTGCAGATAATGCATCTCGAAAAAAGATATATGTTGTGAATCAAGGATGCGATGTGGTAACTGTTTTTGATGCCGAAACCTCTTTGCCAATGCGGTATGTAGATGTGGGTATAAGTGCGGCTGTTGAATCACCACACATGGTAAGGGTTTCCCCGGATGGACAATATTGGTATGTTGTTTTTTTGGCGTCAAGTGTTATTCAAAAATTTAGAGCATCTGATGATTCGCATGTAGCTGATATTTCAATTGGTAGTGGCTATTGGAATACACTAACTATTTCTAGTGATTCGAAATATGCTTTTTGTGTGGACTGGAGTGCCAATGGCAAAATTGCATATGTTGATTTACAAACAAATTCGTTGCTAAACACATGGACGGGCTTGTTCAGCTATCCGCATGGTTCTGCTATAAACAAAACAAACGACACACTTTTTGTAACAGCGCAAACCGGAAATTTTATTTATCGCATTCCCGTAAATGACCCTATATCTGCGGAAATGGTTAGTTTAAATCCATTTGCAGCGGCAAGTACAAATCCTGCAATTAGTTACGATCCGCATGAAATTATTTTTACTCCCGATGGAACAAAATGTTTTATTACGTGTCAAAAATCGAATGAGGTACGTGTGCTAAAAACCGCAACTAATCAAGTGCTAACGAGCATCAATACCGGTATTTATCCGCAAGAAATGGCTATTAGTACTTCAACAGATTATTTATTTGTTACTTGTACAGAAGATACAGCTGTTGCGGGAAAGCGTGGTTCCGTTACAATTATTAATTACAAAACAAATGCGTTTGTAAAGAAAATTTATCTCGGGTTTCAACCGCATGGAATAGTAGTAGATGACGCAAATAATTTGGTGTATGTGGCCAATAGAAATGCGAATAGCAAGGGCCCCGCTCCCCATCATTCTAATACTTGCGGAGGTAGAAACGGGTTTATTACTTTTATAGACTTAAATACATTGGAGGAGATTGTAGGAAAAAAAATAGAGGTGTCTGTAGATCCTTATTCTGCTGCAATTAGGAATTAG